The following coding sequences lie in one Acidobacteriota bacterium genomic window:
- a CDS encoding GAF domain-containing protein — translation MIDQLDSNAASPASLEPTRGGHSDLPEMLRTIVETVGAYGCILWQVERRLSIPETSSDLKLFALSEWFPREQMAELHDLPLHKSATGLVTLTQQTINIEDIWADGRTYKDDPFLSKSGIKAMCSVPISYHDGGKGALNLYRNETVPFTAKEVIQIERMAPLVARLYQATRDKVGINLITGINELIEKARLYNPTFPLTLERIKNLLKEISELVSSLFRCFETSIFLEDYYRSPEVYELMATTWPKLFPQTVSRKGVGLTGWVLQNIEPVKIFDLMSFDKDKTLIEREYPGITWGDDLNIRDNVFVKLRQEYGDFPPPISYMAVPIMNGESVCGVMRCSFAEKIPDHFADRELRLLKLIGAQIGQCWDHWLTERGRQEERDAWRKFVARLRELNDIVNKQLEHAESKLEITPIFEKALQIAAEVVEGAEILDVRLLKQEEHSGYFYFETTYGKAWHRGGESERQKRLKTRFHLNNSLPQSAGEHVYKTRQTYVIPDVRAKQAIYQEVFPDVQRMIVAPIFRKNEVTGLFDIRGTGNRVFPEYAKHMAEVLGQLIGLSYDLICEIRDKKSLEAQRTDIAKTLAHQFNTPITQAHARVNQLVHRFKEQEALLKGLWPIRGLCGKAKRVSQNIRLFAQLAEGKTGGEIDLKTDWMKADSLIRLLKEASWDTQLLVAPRRNIRFQVDEDSFDEVSHDKHRMRELLVDKSLLEQAIFNLLDNAAKYSLPDSTIKIYAGWTGGGRFHISVQNKGIKLESSQINICKEYGWQSEQAKEKDSSGAGIGLWLIHNIMVAHGGELIPIPTSSEQITKFQLVFPEKNVR, via the coding sequence ATGATTGATCAACTTGATTCCAATGCAGCCAGTCCGGCAAGCCTAGAACCGACACGGGGTGGGCACAGCGATCTGCCCGAAATGCTTCGGACAATTGTCGAAACCGTTGGAGCTTACGGCTGCATCCTCTGGCAAGTCGAGCGCCGCTTATCCATTCCCGAAACTTCGTCGGATTTAAAGCTCTTTGCGCTTTCCGAATGGTTTCCCAGAGAACAAATGGCTGAATTACATGACCTGCCGCTTCACAAATCTGCGACAGGCTTGGTAACCCTGACGCAACAAACTATCAACATTGAAGACATCTGGGCTGATGGTCGCACCTATAAAGACGACCCGTTCTTATCGAAGTCTGGCATCAAAGCAATGTGCTCGGTCCCAATCAGTTATCACGATGGGGGCAAAGGAGCGCTCAATCTTTATCGCAACGAAACAGTACCATTTACAGCCAAAGAAGTGATCCAAATTGAACGAATGGCTCCATTGGTTGCCAGACTGTATCAAGCAACTCGTGATAAAGTCGGCATCAATCTAATTACTGGCATTAATGAGTTAATAGAAAAGGCTCGTTTATACAACCCAACCTTCCCTTTGACTCTGGAACGAATAAAAAATTTGCTGAAGGAAATTTCTGAGTTGGTTTCCAGTTTGTTCCGCTGCTTCGAAACCTCGATCTTTTTAGAAGATTACTATCGCAGTCCTGAAGTATACGAACTAATGGCAACAACATGGCCAAAGCTCTTTCCACAAACCGTTTCGCGAAAAGGCGTTGGGCTGACTGGCTGGGTCTTGCAAAATATTGAGCCAGTTAAAATATTTGATTTGATGAGCTTTGATAAGGACAAAACCCTTATTGAACGCGAATACCCGGGTATTACTTGGGGGGATGACCTAAATATTCGAGATAATGTTTTTGTGAAACTCAGACAAGAGTATGGCGATTTCCCTCCACCGATCAGCTATATGGCTGTCCCCATCATGAATGGCGAAAGTGTTTGTGGTGTTATGAGGTGCAGTTTTGCTGAAAAAATTCCCGATCATTTTGCGGATCGAGAATTAAGATTGTTGAAGTTAATCGGTGCGCAAATCGGGCAGTGCTGGGATCATTGGCTGACAGAACGAGGCCGACAGGAAGAAAGGGATGCTTGGAGAAAATTCGTTGCGCGGCTTAGAGAGCTAAATGACATTGTGAATAAGCAGTTGGAACATGCCGAATCTAAGCTTGAAATTACCCCCATTTTTGAGAAGGCCTTACAAATCGCTGCTGAAGTTGTTGAGGGTGCCGAAATCCTGGATGTTCGGTTGTTAAAACAAGAGGAGCACTCTGGTTACTTTTATTTTGAAACTACTTATGGGAAGGCGTGGCATAGAGGCGGTGAGAGTGAGAGACAAAAGCGTCTTAAAACGCGGTTTCACTTGAACAACAGTTTGCCGCAATCAGCGGGCGAACATGTTTATAAAACTCGCCAAACTTATGTGATCCCAGACGTCCGCGCGAAGCAGGCTATTTACCAAGAAGTTTTTCCAGATGTCCAGCGCATGATTGTGGCCCCGATTTTCCGCAAAAATGAGGTCACCGGTCTTTTTGATATTCGTGGTACCGGCAATCGAGTTTTCCCAGAGTATGCCAAGCACATGGCTGAGGTGCTTGGGCAGTTGATAGGCCTGTCTTACGATTTAATATGCGAAATTCGCGACAAGAAATCTCTCGAAGCACAACGGACTGATATTGCGAAAACTTTGGCGCACCAATTCAATACACCAATTACTCAAGCTCATGCTCGCGTGAATCAACTAGTTCACAGATTTAAGGAACAAGAAGCGTTATTGAAAGGCTTATGGCCGATCCGTGGATTATGCGGCAAAGCGAAGCGAGTCAGTCAAAATATCAGGCTCTTCGCTCAACTTGCTGAAGGTAAAACTGGCGGTGAGATTGATCTTAAAACAGATTGGATGAAAGCTGACTCTCTGATTCGCCTTCTCAAAGAAGCAAGCTGGGATACCCAGCTATTAGTCGCACCGCGCCGGAATATTCGGTTTCAAGTTGATGAAGATAGTTTTGATGAAGTTTCGCATGACAAGCATCGAATGCGAGAATTGCTTGTAGACAAAAGCTTACTTGAACAGGCTATTTTTAACTTGTTAGACAATGCGGCAAAATATAGCCTTCCCGATTCAACTATTAAAATTTACGCTGGTTGGACAGGCGGTGGGCGATTTCACATCTCTGTTCAGAACAAAGGAATTAAGCTTGAATCAAGCCAGATCAACATTTGTAAAGAATATGGCTGGCAAAGTGAACAAGCAAAAGAAAAAGATAGTAGTGGCGCTGGAATTGGCCTCTGGTTAATCCATAACATTATGGTGGCTCACGGTGGCGAGTTGATTCCAATCCCAACATCATCAGAGCAAATCACCAAATTTCAGCTTGTATTTCCGGAAAAAAATGTGAGGTGA
- a CDS encoding M56 family metallopeptidase — protein sequence MAELNTLTNGLLGSLQIPLDWAIKSTVLLLLAWALTASLLRISAAIRHWIWSAAVMGLLALPFLSFLLPGWRLGLLPSPTPRIETALDANRNAPTPSILVTPISSTASENISQYTRITPSETIRTFRFEIEPDGGGSTLSAKPAWQTNLSSFLGAVNWQMAALGFWIFGALLVIARLLAGTFRVQRLANQAKPVTESQWISTITDLAAKLGIRGKVGLLRSEQIEMPMTIGALRSSVMLPFEANAWSQQCRNVVLLHELAHVKRRDCLTQNLAQLACAMYWFNPLVWLAAKRLRVERELACDDRVLEAGTKATDYAQHLVEIAKSFGAGEPGNARSMQHYSPVAVGLACSQLENRVRCILNPAVKRCGLNRSGLLLANIGAFCLVLSLAVVQPWKAAADSPLTPTKSQINRDSVISTEPQTAKTQPAEIELAKEQVKAAAEPAKTPTSNDLGDPKPENSFSAEQDQTKAQSSDLTVDQIVQLKSQNVTPEFIASMRKAGLDNLTVHELTNLRIHGVTEEFIQQAKTWNGGQISVNELVQLKVSGVTPDYIATMKRAGFGDQKLSKLSAMKLHGVTPEFIESMRKSGYENLTAEKLLGLKVHGIDEMYVSEIQRWIGRKPSLEELMQIKIHGVTPEYAKALKSLGYDNISIGLLTQMKIHDVSEQYIKEMADLGFKNLSVEQLVQMRIHDVTADYVKKLRAAGLKNISVNQMIQMKIQGIDTILLKGQR from the coding sequence ATGGCAGAACTGAACACGCTGACGAATGGTTTGCTCGGGAGTCTTCAGATTCCGCTGGATTGGGCGATCAAAAGCACTGTCTTGCTTTTGCTGGCTTGGGCTTTGACCGCGTCGTTGCTCCGGATTTCCGCCGCAATCCGTCATTGGATTTGGAGCGCAGCGGTAATGGGCTTGTTGGCGTTGCCATTTTTGTCCTTCCTTTTGCCCGGTTGGAGATTGGGTTTATTGCCTTCGCCAACGCCGAGGATAGAAACCGCATTGGACGCAAATCGCAATGCCCCGACGCCTTCAATTCTGGTTACCCCGATTTCTTCGACAGCGAGTGAAAACATCAGTCAATACACAAGGATCACTCCCAGCGAAACGATTCGAACGTTCAGATTTGAAATCGAACCTGACGGAGGGGGGTCAACTCTCTCAGCAAAGCCTGCCTGGCAGACCAATCTTTCATCCTTCTTGGGGGCCGTGAATTGGCAAATGGCCGCACTCGGATTCTGGATTTTCGGAGCCTTGCTGGTCATTGCCAGATTGCTCGCGGGAACGTTCAGGGTTCAACGTCTGGCAAATCAAGCTAAACCCGTCACCGAAAGCCAGTGGATTTCGACAATCACCGACCTGGCGGCAAAGTTGGGCATTCGTGGCAAGGTCGGATTGTTGCGCAGCGAGCAAATTGAAATGCCCATGACCATAGGGGCCTTGCGCTCCAGTGTGATGTTACCGTTCGAAGCCAATGCATGGTCGCAACAATGCAGGAATGTCGTGTTGCTGCATGAGCTGGCGCACGTAAAACGCCGCGATTGTCTGACGCAAAATCTGGCGCAACTTGCCTGCGCGATGTATTGGTTTAACCCCCTGGTGTGGCTGGCGGCCAAACGTCTGCGTGTTGAACGCGAGTTGGCTTGTGATGACAGAGTCCTGGAAGCGGGAACGAAAGCCACCGACTACGCCCAGCACTTAGTTGAAATTGCCAAATCGTTCGGTGCTGGCGAGCCGGGAAATGCTCGTTCGATGCAACACTATTCTCCCGTCGCGGTGGGACTGGCCTGTTCGCAATTGGAAAATCGCGTGCGCTGCATTCTCAATCCGGCTGTCAAACGATGTGGCTTGAACCGGTCCGGCTTGCTCTTGGCCAACATCGGAGCTTTTTGTTTGGTGTTGTCGTTGGCGGTTGTGCAGCCCTGGAAAGCCGCCGCCGATTCTCCCTTAACTCCTACCAAATCACAGATCAATCGAGATTCCGTCATTTCAACTGAGCCGCAGACAGCGAAAACGCAACCAGCCGAAATCGAACTGGCGAAAGAGCAGGTGAAAGCCGCCGCCGAGCCAGCCAAAACACCAACGAGCAACGATCTTGGCGACCCGAAACCCGAAAACTCCTTTTCGGCGGAACAAGACCAGACAAAGGCGCAGTCTTCAGATTTGACCGTGGATCAAATCGTACAATTGAAGTCGCAGAACGTGACGCCGGAATTCATCGCGTCCATGCGCAAGGCGGGTCTGGACAATCTGACCGTTCACGAATTGACGAACTTGCGCATTCACGGTGTCACCGAAGAATTCATCCAACAGGCAAAAACTTGGAATGGTGGACAAATTTCGGTCAATGAACTGGTTCAGTTGAAAGTCTCAGGCGTGACGCCGGATTACATTGCCACGATGAAACGCGCGGGTTTTGGCGACCAGAAATTGTCCAAGCTTTCCGCGATGAAACTTCACGGTGTGACTCCCGAATTCATCGAATCCATGCGCAAGTCCGGGTACGAGAATTTGACCGCTGAGAAGCTCTTAGGTTTGAAAGTTCACGGCATTGACGAAATGTATGTGAGCGAGATTCAACGCTGGATTGGCCGCAAACCTTCATTGGAAGAATTGATGCAGATCAAAATTCACGGCGTGACGCCGGAATATGCCAAGGCGTTGAAATCTCTCGGTTACGACAACATTTCCATCGGCCTACTGACACAAATGAAAATCCACGATGTGAGCGAACAGTACATTAAGGAAATGGCCGACCTTGGCTTCAAAAATCTGTCAGTCGAACAATTGGTGCAGATGCGCATTCACGATGTCACCGCAGATTATGTGAAAAAGCTGCGAGCGGCCGGGCTGAAAAATATCTCGGTCAACCAGATGATCCAAATGAAAATTCAGGGAATTGATACCATTTTGCTCAAGGGGCAACGCTGA
- a CDS encoding Nramp family divalent metal transporter, giving the protein MTNNQDPYQLRPEDVAEPPSTLLESFKRIGPGMILAASIVGSGELIATTTLGAKVGYAALWIILLSCFIKPAVQAEMGRYIIATGETGLESFNHVPGPRLKVNWIVWAWILMTLMTMFQVGAMFAGVSQVMFLLTGIAVKIWVLIFLAITLALLLGGGYDRIEGIAMIKVGLFTMLTFLAAMLLIRMPQYFSWDEFLNGFKFKMPGAGFADAVAVFGITGVGASELFMYPYWCVEKGYARFTGKREETPEWNKRARGWIRVMHLDIISSMVIYTVATIAFYMLGAGVLHGMGLIPKDSEMISTLSNIYTQTLGSWSKWIFYVGAIVTLYGTIFASLAANTRIFADIARLMGFFKADDGEARVRYRKGFLLALSVVPLALVFNFKDPVQMVRIGGISQAMMLPIIAIGTLYLRYRRLPKQIISGAWQTVGLWVASIVIIGLMGYSVIKAVWP; this is encoded by the coding sequence ATGACAAACAACCAAGACCCGTATCAACTTCGGCCCGAAGACGTGGCCGAACCACCTTCAACGTTGCTCGAATCATTCAAGCGCATCGGCCCCGGAATGATTCTGGCGGCATCCATCGTCGGCTCAGGCGAACTGATTGCCACCACTACGCTCGGCGCAAAAGTCGGTTATGCCGCGTTGTGGATCATTCTGCTGAGCTGTTTCATCAAACCTGCCGTCCAAGCCGAAATGGGACGCTACATCATTGCAACCGGGGAAACCGGCCTGGAAAGTTTCAATCACGTTCCCGGCCCGCGGTTGAAAGTCAATTGGATTGTCTGGGCATGGATTCTGATGACCTTGATGACGATGTTTCAGGTCGGCGCGATGTTCGCTGGAGTTTCTCAAGTCATGTTTTTGTTGACTGGCATCGCCGTCAAAATCTGGGTTTTGATCTTTCTGGCGATCACGCTGGCGTTGCTGCTGGGTGGAGGCTATGACCGTATCGAAGGCATTGCGATGATCAAAGTCGGTTTATTCACGATGCTGACGTTTCTGGCGGCGATGCTGTTGATCCGCATGCCGCAGTATTTTTCGTGGGATGAGTTTCTGAACGGCTTCAAGTTCAAGATGCCGGGCGCTGGCTTTGCTGACGCGGTCGCCGTCTTCGGCATCACAGGCGTCGGTGCAAGCGAATTGTTTATGTATCCGTACTGGTGTGTTGAAAAAGGCTACGCCCGATTTACCGGCAAGCGCGAAGAGACGCCGGAATGGAACAAACGTGCCCGCGGTTGGATTCGCGTCATGCACCTGGACATCATCAGTTCGATGGTCATTTACACCGTCGCGACCATTGCGTTTTACATGCTCGGCGCAGGCGTGTTGCATGGAATGGGGTTGATTCCCAAAGACAGCGAGATGATTTCGACTTTGTCGAACATTTACACGCAAACATTGGGCAGTTGGTCAAAATGGATTTTCTACGTCGGCGCAATCGTCACGCTATACGGGACCATCTTTGCGTCACTGGCAGCCAATACGCGAATCTTTGCCGACATTGCGCGGCTGATGGGATTTTTCAAGGCCGATGACGGCGAAGCCCGCGTGCGGTACCGCAAAGGTTTTTTGCTGGCTTTGAGCGTCGTTCCGCTGGCGCTCGTCTTCAACTTCAAAGACCCTGTGCAGATGGTCCGAATCGGCGGAATTTCCCAGGCGATGATGCTGCCCATTATTGCCATCGGCACGCTTTACCTGCGCTATCGCCGCTTGCCGAAACAAATCATTTCCGGTGCCTGGCAAACCGTCGGGCTATGGGTTGCTTCCATCGTCATCATTGGGCTGATGGGGTATTCGGTGATCAAGGCAGTTTGGCCCTGA
- a CDS encoding phosphoglyceromutase: protein MKINRLFFPFAFILLLTIVVFAQNKTENVILITFDGARTQEIFGGLDLDILKDKTRRGKVEDSALYKKFWAATPEERRMKLMPFFWGTLMKDYGSIAGNRSLGSAVMTTNKMWFSYPGYSEILTGQAHDDVINSNDRNRNPNTSVLEFLKRKLKLTKNQVALFGSWDVFNWIGEHEEGAVTINAGHEPYESADPEIKVLAKLQNEKLSPWDSVRFDYFTVRFALEHLRKYQPRVVHIALGETDDWAHAGDYNHVLESFRHNDQQLKQIWEFLQSSPKYRGKTSILFTTDHGRGKTIRDWTDHGEKVPEAQYIWMAFVSPDSQLRGEWKNTETIYQNQAAATLCRWLNLDYSENNPQAGKPVTELFGKK, encoded by the coding sequence ATGAAAATAAACCGTCTGTTTTTCCCTTTCGCTTTTATCCTGCTTCTAACCATAGTAGTTTTCGCTCAGAACAAAACCGAAAACGTCATCCTGATCACCTTCGACGGTGCGCGCACACAGGAAATCTTTGGCGGACTTGACCTGGACATCCTGAAAGACAAAACCCGGCGCGGTAAAGTCGAAGATTCCGCGCTTTACAAAAAGTTTTGGGCGGCGACTCCCGAAGAACGTCGAATGAAATTGATGCCGTTTTTCTGGGGAACGCTGATGAAGGATTACGGTTCGATTGCCGGAAATCGTTCGCTTGGCAGCGCCGTGATGACCACGAACAAAATGTGGTTTTCGTATCCGGGCTATTCTGAAATCCTGACCGGACAGGCGCACGATGACGTCATCAATAGCAATGACCGCAATCGTAATCCGAACACGAGCGTGCTGGAATTCCTGAAACGCAAACTGAAGCTGACCAAAAACCAGGTGGCGCTGTTCGGTTCCTGGGATGTGTTCAATTGGATTGGCGAACACGAAGAAGGCGCGGTGACCATCAACGCCGGTCACGAACCGTATGAAAGCGCCGATCCTGAAATCAAGGTTTTGGCCAAGTTGCAGAACGAAAAGCTCAGCCCTTGGGACAGCGTTCGTTTCGATTATTTCACCGTGCGTTTTGCACTGGAGCATTTGCGAAAGTATCAACCGCGCGTCGTGCACATTGCGCTGGGTGAAACAGACGATTGGGCGCACGCGGGCGATTACAACCACGTGCTGGAATCCTTTCGCCACAACGACCAGCAGTTGAAGCAGATTTGGGAATTCCTGCAAAGTTCGCCAAAATACAGGGGCAAGACTTCCATTCTCTTCACAACCGATCACGGTCGCGGAAAAACCATTCGGGATTGGACGGATCACGGCGAAAAGGTTCCCGAAGCGCAGTATATCTGGATGGCGTTTGTCAGCCCCGATAGCCAGCTTCGCGGCGAATGGAAAAACACGGAAACGATTTATCAGAACCAGGCGGCAGCAACGTTGTGCCGCTGGCTGAACCTGGATTACAGCGAAAACAATCCGCAAGCAGGCAAGCCTGTCACGGAACTGTTCGGCAAAAAGTAA
- a CDS encoding BlaI/MecI/CopY family transcriptional regulator — MSDNSHHHLSRRERQIMDVIYQRGQATAAEVQESLPNPPSYSAVRAMLRLLEEKGYLRHEQDGQKYVFKPTLAREKARKSALKQMLETFFDGSAEQAMAALLTLSKSKLSDEELDRLSQMIETAKREGR, encoded by the coding sequence ATGAGCGACAATTCCCATCATCATTTGAGCCGCCGGGAGCGGCAGATCATGGATGTCATTTATCAGCGTGGCCAGGCGACGGCGGCAGAGGTACAGGAAAGCCTGCCGAACCCGCCAAGTTATTCCGCCGTTCGCGCAATGTTGCGGTTGTTGGAAGAAAAGGGGTATCTGCGGCACGAACAGGACGGCCAAAAGTATGTTTTCAAACCAACGCTTGCGCGCGAAAAAGCCAGAAAATCCGCCTTGAAGCAGATGCTGGAAACATTCTTTGACGGTTCGGCTGAACAGGCAATGGCGGCCTTGCTGACGCTGTCCAAGTCCAAATTAAGTGACGAAGAGCTTGACCGGCTCTCACAGATGATCGAAACGGCCAAACGGGAGGGTAGATGA
- a CDS encoding oligopeptide transporter, OPT family, which yields MAEKLAEYSSTSFRPFIPDRTKLRELTLLPLIFGTLLGIVFGASSLYLVLKTGLTVSASIPVAVISITIFRLLSKFGMRNATILENNIVQTAGSAGESIAFGFGATMPAIMILGFNLEILNVMLVGTLGGLLGILMMIPLRRALIVQQHGVLKYPEGTACAEVLKAGADDESLREAEAAGTAEISETKIGAKTIFTGFGIGLAYKSLMSAFKMWKEVPERVFGAPFKGGSVSAEISPELLGVGYIIGPYIAGLMVGGGVLAYLVLIPAIKFFGDSLSAPLPPGTQLISEMTPDDVRSAYVLYIGAGSVAAAGIISVIRSMPVIWGSIKSGLHDLRGSQTARSKDQPRTEQDVPIKWVIIGIIVMMGLIMAFRSLHMNFIGALLIVIFGFLFVTVSSRLTGEVGSSSNPISGMTYATLLLTCLIFLVVGWTAPAYYVTALSVGAIVCIAASNGGTTSQDLKTGFLVGATPKYQQLAILFGSLASAIVLGPILLRLNDSGTVYLKPQTPAVMELRVDPTTLHEREILKGPQSREDTNSYLVWHRTDENGDTKKYLVNDQGVPVYLVDPGINGAEKTRPDGSSVPKFDAPKAVLVSYIIKGILNQKLPWALVLLGAMITITLECAAVPSLAFAVGVYLPLSTSMPIFIGGMIRWLVDLWLRKRHADRNLTEEQFIAETDKSPGVLMASGYIAGGAIAGIIIAFLAGVMTDTNVKIEHWANTSNPFFNGPNSNLLSLLPFLVLIVLLYLTGREKIMAGKSKAE from the coding sequence ATGGCTGAAAAGCTTGCTGAATACTCTTCGACCTCGTTTCGCCCCTTTATCCCAGACAGAACCAAACTACGAGAATTGACCTTACTGCCGCTGATTTTCGGCACGCTGCTGGGAATCGTATTCGGCGCGTCGTCGCTGTATCTGGTGCTGAAAACCGGTTTGACCGTCAGCGCCTCGATTCCAGTGGCTGTCATTTCAATCACGATCTTTCGGTTGCTGTCGAAATTCGGAATGCGGAACGCGACGATACTGGAAAACAACATTGTGCAAACCGCCGGATCGGCGGGCGAATCCATCGCCTTCGGCTTTGGCGCGACGATGCCCGCGATTATGATTCTGGGCTTCAACCTGGAAATCCTGAATGTGATGCTGGTGGGAACGCTTGGCGGGTTGCTGGGCATTCTGATGATGATTCCACTGCGCCGCGCCCTGATCGTTCAGCAACACGGCGTGCTGAAATATCCCGAAGGAACGGCGTGCGCCGAAGTTCTGAAAGCCGGGGCGGACGACGAATCCCTGCGCGAAGCCGAAGCCGCAGGCACAGCCGAAATCAGCGAAACCAAGATTGGCGCGAAAACCATTTTTACCGGTTTCGGCATCGGGCTGGCGTACAAATCACTGATGTCGGCGTTCAAGATGTGGAAAGAAGTTCCCGAACGCGTGTTCGGCGCTCCGTTCAAAGGCGGTTCGGTTTCGGCGGAAATTTCGCCGGAGTTATTGGGCGTCGGTTACATCATCGGGCCGTACATCGCCGGATTGATGGTTGGCGGAGGCGTGTTGGCCTATCTGGTTCTGATTCCCGCCATTAAATTTTTCGGCGATTCGCTCAGCGCACCGCTGCCGCCCGGAACGCAGCTAATCAGTGAAATGACGCCGGACGATGTTCGCAGCGCCTATGTCCTGTACATCGGAGCCGGGTCGGTCGCGGCGGCTGGCATTATCAGCGTCATTCGCTCGATGCCGGTTATCTGGGGAAGCATCAAAAGCGGGTTGCACGATTTGCGCGGTTCGCAAACCGCAAGATCAAAAGATCAGCCGCGCACGGAACAGGACGTGCCCATCAAATGGGTCATCATCGGCATCATCGTGATGATGGGATTGATCATGGCTTTTCGCAGCTTGCACATGAATTTTATCGGCGCGCTGTTGATCGTCATTTTTGGGTTTCTGTTCGTCACGGTTTCTTCGCGGCTGACCGGCGAAGTCGGCTCTTCTTCGAATCCAATTTCAGGGATGACGTATGCGACGTTGCTGTTGACCTGTTTAATCTTTCTGGTCGTCGGTTGGACGGCTCCGGCGTATTACGTGACGGCGCTTTCGGTCGGCGCCATCGTTTGCATTGCAGCGTCAAACGGCGGCACGACTTCTCAGGATTTGAAAACGGGCTTTCTGGTGGGAGCCACGCCGAAGTATCAGCAGTTGGCAATTCTGTTTGGCTCTTTGGCGTCGGCGATTGTGCTGGGGCCGATTCTGCTGCGATTGAATGACAGCGGCACGGTGTATCTGAAACCGCAGACTCCGGCAGTAATGGAATTGCGCGTTGATCCGACGACGCTGCACGAACGCGAAATACTGAAAGGCCCACAATCGCGCGAGGACACCAATTCATACCTGGTCTGGCACCGTACGGATGAAAACGGTGACACCAAAAAATACCTGGTCAATGATCAAGGCGTTCCAGTTTACCTGGTTGACCCGGGCATCAACGGCGCAGAAAAAACTCGCCCGGATGGATCATCCGTACCAAAGTTCGACGCGCCCAAAGCCGTGCTGGTGTCGTACATCATCAAAGGAATTTTGAACCAGAAACTTCCGTGGGCTTTGGTGCTGCTTGGCGCAATGATTACCATCACGCTGGAATGCGCCGCCGTGCCTTCGCTAGCCTTTGCTGTCGGGGTGTACCTGCCGCTTTCGACTTCAATGCCGATTTTCATCGGAGGCATGATTCGCTGGTTGGTGGATTTGTGGCTGCGGAAACGCCACGCCGACCGCAATTTGACCGAAGAACAATTTATCGCCGAAACAGATAAAAGCCCCGGCGTGTTGATGGCTTCGGGGTACATCGCCGGTGGAGCGATTGCCGGAATCATCATCGCGTTTCTGGCCGGTGTAATGACCGACACCAATGTCAAAATCGAGCATTGGGCAAATACCAGCAATCCCTTTTTCAATGGTCCGAATTCAAACCTTCTCTCGCTGCTGCCCTTTCTGGTTTTGATCGTGCTGCTTTATCTGACCGGCCGGGAAAAGATCATGGCCGGCAAATCAAAGGCTGAGTAA
- a CDS encoding DUF5009 domain-containing protein, giving the protein MDAYRGFVMFLMVAEVLHLSRVAAAHPNWFWNFLARHQTHVEWYGASLHDLIQPSFSFLVGVALPYSIASRETKGEAKAKMFAHAAWRALILILLGVFLRSVGKLQTYWTFEDTLSQIGMGYLFLFALGFRSTKVVWASLALILFGYWLAFVLYPLPPPGFDYTAVGVPADWPYHATGIAAHFNKNSNLAWAFDTWFLNLFSREKPFTNNGGGYATLSFIPTLGTMILGLIAGRWLREEASDKSKLQKLALAGIAGVAFGLALHYSGICPSVKRIWTPSWTIFSGGWCFLLLAGFYGLVDMLGYKRWAFPLVVIGMNSIAIYVLSHLIEKFILASFRIHFGQNVFNVFGDGYSWLLSGWAVILVFWLILYCMYKKKLFIRI; this is encoded by the coding sequence ATGGATGCCTATCGCGGCTTCGTCATGTTCTTGATGGTCGCGGAGGTGTTGCATTTGAGTCGTGTTGCCGCCGCGCATCCCAACTGGTTTTGGAATTTCCTGGCGCGACATCAAACGCACGTCGAATGGTATGGCGCTTCGCTGCACGATTTGATCCAGCCATCGTTTTCCTTTCTGGTCGGCGTGGCGCTTCCCTACTCCATCGCCAGCCGCGAAACCAAAGGCGAAGCCAAAGCCAAAATGTTCGCGCACGCCGCCTGGCGAGCCTTGATTCTGATTTTGCTCGGCGTTTTCCTTCGTTCAGTCGGCAAGCTGCAAACGTATTGGACGTTTGAAGACACGCTGTCGCAAATCGGAATGGGGTATCTGTTCTTGTTTGCCTTGGGATTTCGTTCGACAAAAGTTGTCTGGGCTTCGCTGGCACTGATCCTGTTTGGTTATTGGCTGGCATTTGTGTTGTATCCGCTGCCGCCGCCGGGATTCGATTACACGGCGGTCGGTGTTCCCGCCGACTGGCCGTATCACGCCACGGGAATCGCAGCGCACTTCAACAAAAACAGCAATCTCGCATGGGCTTTCGACACGTGGTTTTTGAATCTGTTTTCGCGCGAAAAACCCTTCACCAACAACGGAGGCGGTTACGCAACGCTCAGCTTCATCCCTACGCTCGGCACGATGATTCTGGGCTTAATCGCTGGCCGCTGGCTGCGTGAAGAGGCTTCCGACAAATCAAAACTTCAAAAACTTGCGCTTGCCGGAATCGCGGGTGTTGCGTTCGGTTTGGCGCTGCACTATTCCGGCATCTGCCCTTCGGTCAAACGCATCTGGACGCCAAGCTGGACGATTTTCAGTGGCGGCTGGTGCTTTCTGCTGCTGGCCGGGTTTTACGGTTTGGTTGATATGCTTGGTTACAAACGGTGGGCTTTCCCGCTGGTCGTTATCGGCATGAACTCGATTGCGATTTATGTCCTGTCGCATTTGATTGAAAAATTCATCCTCGCATCGTTCCGCATTCACTTCGGCCAGAATGTGTTCAATGTGTTTGGCGATGGTTATTCCTGGCTGCTGAGCGGCTGGGCCGTAATCCTGGTTTTCTGGCTGATACTTTACTGCATGTACAAGAAAAAACTGTTCATCCGAATCTGA